Proteins encoded in a region of the Candidatus Limnocylindrales bacterium genome:
- a CDS encoding TauD/TfdA family dioxygenase produces MTATQWTPRVLEPECEWTSADVADESVWTEHFAADELEELDAALRCALARSNDVLEVGRDDFPLPRLRERLVAIEKELISGRGFVRLRGIERERYSQAEMEMLYWGIGMHLGTPWAQNHKGHVLGDVTDQGKAMNDPTARGNELGGIALPFHCDGSDLVGLMCLQNGLRGGLSAVANSVTIHNRMVREDPELAAELYKPLPYDYRGEQAPGTRPFYALPVFTDWNGRLFVRCIPPYILASQRHPEAPRIGELGMRALTRLVELADDPVNHVTMEFVPGDMQFINNYHVMHGRTEYADDRAEGRVRHLKRLWLETDVLDDRPPYFANNVSSHWNGRRSASRMVVN; encoded by the coding sequence ATGACTGCAACGCAGTGGACGCCGAGAGTTCTCGAACCCGAATGCGAATGGACGTCGGCCGACGTCGCCGACGAATCCGTCTGGACCGAGCACTTTGCTGCCGACGAGCTCGAAGAGCTCGATGCGGCGCTTCGCTGCGCGCTCGCGCGCTCGAACGACGTGCTCGAAGTCGGGCGCGACGACTTTCCGCTTCCGCGTCTTCGCGAGCGCCTGGTCGCGATCGAAAAGGAGCTGATCTCCGGTCGCGGCTTCGTCCGCCTGCGCGGCATCGAGCGCGAGCGCTACTCGCAGGCCGAGATGGAGATGCTGTACTGGGGCATCGGCATGCACCTCGGCACGCCGTGGGCGCAGAACCACAAGGGCCACGTGCTCGGCGACGTGACCGACCAGGGAAAGGCGATGAACGATCCGACCGCGCGCGGCAACGAGCTCGGCGGCATTGCGCTGCCGTTCCATTGCGACGGCTCGGATCTGGTCGGGCTGATGTGTCTTCAGAACGGACTGCGCGGCGGCCTGTCGGCCGTTGCGAATTCGGTGACCATTCACAACCGCATGGTGCGCGAGGATCCCGAGCTTGCCGCCGAGCTGTACAAGCCGCTGCCGTACGATTACCGCGGCGAGCAGGCGCCGGGCACCAGGCCTTTTTATGCGCTTCCGGTCTTCACCGACTGGAACGGCCGGTTGTTCGTGCGCTGCATTCCGCCGTACATCCTCGCGTCGCAGCGTCATCCCGAAGCTCCGCGCATCGGCGAGCTCGGCATGCGTGCGCTGACTCGCCTGGTCGAGCTCGCCGACGATCCGGTCAATCACGTGACGATGGAGTTCGTGCCCGGCGACATGCAGTTCATCAACAACTATCACGTCATGCATGGCCGGACCGAGTATGCGGACGACCGCGCCGAAGGGCGCGTGCGGCATCTCAAACGCTTGTGGCTGGAGACCGACGTTCTCGATGACCGCCCGCCGTATTTCGCCAACAACGTCAGCTCGCACTGGAACGGGCGGCGAAGCGCCAGCCGGATGGTCGTGAACTAG